The DNA window CTCACCGTTGTATCGGTTTGTTATTGTTTTAGCGAAATATAGGCCGAGACCTGAACCGGCGTTTTCTCCTTTTTTAAAGCCTTTGTTGAATATTTTTTTGGTTTGTCTTGGTAATCCTTGTCCATCATCCTCTATAACTATCTGACATTTGTTTTTGTCTTCGATTGTTTTTATCAGTATCACGTTGCATTCCGCATGTCGAATGGAGTTTTCTATTATGTTTGAGAACAACTCGTTTAGTAGTGTGCCGCCAAGAACTTTCTGACAACCTTTTTTGTGAATGATATTTATATTTTTTTGTTGTGCATGTGGTTCTTCTTTTTCGATAACTTTTTTTATTGTTTTGTTTATGTCGATTTCTTGTATCTCCGTCTTTTCTTCTAGTTTCTGCATTATTTTTATCTTCTCTATGATGTCCAAACTGTCTCTAACTGCTTGGTTTGATTTTTTTAAGTAGTTTTCCGTTTGTTCTGGGAGTTTTTGTTCTGTTATTAGGTCGTGGTATCCCTGTATCAACTGGATTTTGTTTTTAACGTCGTGCCTTAGTAGTGTATGTAAGAACTCACGTCTTTCCTCTGACTTTTTCCGAGAGGTAATATCTTTGTAGATATTTATATAGCCAATTGTGGTGTCGTCTGTTTCTATTTTGCTACTGGATATCTCTACGTGTATCTTGTCGCTTTTGGTGTTTTTGTCAGTTTTTATTTTTGTTTCCTCGGTCCACTCTCCATGTTTTTTAACTTTCTCTAGGATTTTTTGTTTTGTTTGTTTTGTTTTTGTATCGCTAGATATCTCTGTCTGTTTTTTACCTACAACTTCATCAAGGGTGTATCCGAATAACTTGGTCCAGGCTGGGTTTACGTGTGTATACCTACCGCTGGAGTTTATTATAGATATTGCGTTTTTTGATGCTTGTATGGCTTTATCTTTGGTTTTAAGGTCTTTTTCGATTTTTTTACGCTCAGTTATATCTCTTAGTACACCAACGACTCCACGAACTTTATCTTTTTCTTTCAATGGATAATATCTAATGTCGAAGTGGCGTTCGGGGTTTTTACCTCTCTTCATGGTGTATTTAACGGTTTCACCATTTAGTGCGTCATTAATATTTTTGTTTATTGTTTCCAGTTCACTGCCACTGTATATATCTTTTAATTTTTTTCCAACCAGTTTTTTGGAGTTATCGATCCCAAAGAACTGTTGGTATTTTTTGTTGGCGAAAATAAATTCTTTATTTACGTCAACTGCGGCCATTAAATCTGTGGAGCCTTCGATAGCTCGTTTATATTCTTTTAAACGTTCTTCAAGTTTTTTTCGTTCTGTTATGTCTTGAACAGTTCCAAATGCGGATACCGGTTCACCGTCAACCCTGGTTATGCTGGCTTTTTGATGGACCCATTTAACTTCACCATCGACAACTATTCGATGCTCCACATCATAATCACCGGTTTGAACAGCTTTTTTCCAAGCATTGTCCACGTAATCTTGGTCTTCAGGGTGGACAGTTTTTAAGAAATCCCTGTACTCTAAATCTTTTTCAAACTCGGTTCCGAAGATACGGTGGGTTTCTTCAGACCAATCTAATTTTCCCGTTGATATATCTAACTCCCAACTTCCTACTTTAGCGATCTCTTGTGACTTCTTCAACTGTTTTTCATTTTTTTCGACAGTTTTTTGAGCCTTTTTTATCTCAGTTATATCTCTGAAGAAAGCAATTATCGCCGGCATTCCATCAACAGATATTTTTTTCAAAGAGACGCGTACAGGGTAGGTTTCTCCATCTTTACGTTTATGTCTCGATTCGATAGACTTGGATTCTCCTGAACCGACCTCCTTCCAAAAAACATTTAATGGAAGTTCTTTGTAGGCCAATGGATCGATATCCGGTATCTCCATACCGATTAATTCTTTTTTTGTGTATCCAAGTAAGTTTGAAGCCATCTGGTTTGCTAAAATTATCTTTCCATTAAGGTCGTGAACTATGATGCCGTCTGGAGCGTTTTCAACAAAACTTCTAAATTTCTCTTCAACCTGCTTGCGTTCGGTTATGTCTCTAATGTTGCATTGAACTACCTTTTTTTCACCAACTATGTATGTATTGCTTACAAATTCAACATAAACTGTATTACTGTTTTTTGTTTCTAAGGGAAGGTCTTCATACCGGATATAACCCTCATCGACAAGTTTCTGGAAACGTTTTTTGTTTTCATCTATATCTTGTTCCCGACCTATCTCCCATAGTTTTTTACCAACAAGCTCCTGTTTGTTGTAATTTAAAAGCTCTTGTATGTAGGGATTCGCATCATTTATCTCACCTGAACTTGAATCCAAAATCAACATACCATCTTGAGCCGTTTCAAAAAGCCTACGATATCTCTCTTCACTCTTCTTTAAATTCTTTTTAGCAATCTTTTTCTCTAAAATAGAGCCAATACGATTGGTGAACTCATCTAATACCTGAATCTCTTCATCGATAAAAACATGATTGCCAGATGGAAGTTCATCAATATAACCTACCTTGACATAACCCTCTTTTTCACCAAAAACAGAAATACTATAGTTTAGACAATAATCGGATTGTTCATAACCTGTTGATTTATATTCCATGTCTCTATAGACTATTTTAGCTATGGCTTTGTCTGGGTATTTCAGTGCAGGAGGTAGTAGTTTGACAGATTTTTCAAGCAAACTACTGATAGAACTAGTTTTATCCTCCAACTTAGATAGTTTATAAAGTAAATTAAGTTCTTTAACCCGTTCTTTA is part of the Methanonatronarchaeum thermophilum genome and encodes:
- a CDS encoding PAS domain S-box protein — its product is MVSRYDGSQDSFIRVLLVDDEPGFLDLAKNFLEGDGSSLVVETAPSAEDGVDLLEEYSFDVVVSDYQMPGMDGLDFLDCIRNRMSMDIPFIMFTGRGREEVAMKALNLGANRYLQKGGAPKSQYDVLARAVKQEYRSYTTEKELKKSEREKKLILESTTDLIAYLNPSLDILWVNKAAGDSVGKKPSELEGKKCFEIWHDRDTPCSDCPVTKALETGDTHKGEVKSPDGRHWLVSGNPVHNDQGEVIGVVEATQEITKLKNAMEKLEKTTEEYRSILDAMNESVWIIDSSGRFIEVNETAAVKLGYSRDELLDMGPSDLDGVLSKSEVKEKIGQIFDVGFDVFETKHRTKDGEWIPVEVSNSLITYQDSEAVLSVARDISKRKRTQKKLKERVKELNLLYKLSKLEDKTSSISSLLEKSVKLLPPALKYPDKAIAKIVYRDMEYKSTGYEQSDYCLNYSISVFGEKEGYVKVGYIDELPSGNHVFIDEEIQVLDEFTNRIGSILEKKIAKKNLKKSEERYRRLFETAQDGMLILDSSSGEINDANPYIQELLNYNKQELVGKKLWEIGREQDIDENKKRFQKLVDEGYIRYEDLPLETKNSNTVYVEFVSNTYIVGEKKVVQCNIRDITERKQVEEKFRSFVENAPDGIIVHDLNGKIILANQMASNLLGYTKKELIGMEIPDIDPLAYKELPLNVFWKEVGSGESKSIESRHKRKDGETYPVRVSLKKISVDGMPAIIAFFRDITEIKKAQKTVEKNEKQLKKSQEIAKVGSWELDISTGKLDWSEETHRIFGTEFEKDLEYRDFLKTVHPEDQDYVDNAWKKAVQTGDYDVEHRIVVDGEVKWVHQKASITRVDGEPVSAFGTVQDITERKKLEERLKEYKRAIEGSTDLMAAVDVNKEFIFANKKYQQFFGIDNSKKLVGKKLKDIYSGSELETINKNINDALNGETVKYTMKRGKNPERHFDIRYYPLKEKDKVRGVVGVLRDITERKKIEKDLKTKDKAIQASKNAISIINSSGRYTHVNPAWTKLFGYTLDEVVGKKQTEISSDTKTKQTKQKILEKVKKHGEWTEETKIKTDKNTKSDKIHVEISSSKIETDDTTIGYINIYKDITSRKKSEERREFLHTLLRHDVKNKIQLIQGYHDLITEQKLPEQTENYLKKSNQAVRDSLDIIEKIKIMQKLEEKTEIQEIDINKTIKKVIEKEEPHAQQKNINIIHKKGCQKVLGGTLLNELFSNIIENSIRHAECNVILIKTIEDKNKCQIVIEDDGQGLPRQTKKIFNKGFKKGENAGSGLGLYFAKTITNRYNGEISAEQSEKGGAKIKIELQKPKTQQPNK